The Peribacillus sp. FSL P2-0133 genome has a segment encoding these proteins:
- a CDS encoding phage tail protein, which yields MIWTGIEYNGKHSYRDFGLTLESRKIGNPSKNKILESIPFSNTKYDFSSLYGDQEYLERELTYVFNITGEMGRNHLYVRETDILHWLMPPSKKIKLKDDKLPGFYFLAEVMENPDDEDYFVGGKLSITFTAYPFKIADHEEGHDRWDEFNFLWDVAQTTAFPVSGRLDPILHNPGAKHARPNIQASAAMQIIKDGVTYQVKKGESASFDFVLKPGHNHLRIIGNGHISFHYRKEMI from the coding sequence TTGATATGGACCGGTATTGAATACAATGGCAAACATAGTTATAGGGATTTCGGGCTTACACTAGAGAGCCGTAAAATCGGCAATCCTTCTAAAAACAAGATTTTGGAGAGTATCCCTTTTTCCAATACAAAGTATGATTTTTCTTCCCTGTATGGTGATCAAGAGTATTTGGAGCGTGAGCTTACGTATGTATTTAACATCACGGGAGAAATGGGAAGAAACCATTTGTATGTGCGTGAAACAGACATCCTGCATTGGCTGATGCCGCCAAGTAAAAAAATAAAGCTGAAAGATGATAAGCTCCCAGGCTTTTACTTTTTGGCTGAAGTCATGGAGAATCCAGATGACGAAGATTATTTTGTCGGTGGCAAGCTCAGCATCACATTTACTGCTTACCCATTTAAAATTGCCGATCATGAAGAAGGGCATGATCGGTGGGATGAGTTTAACTTCCTTTGGGATGTTGCTCAAACGACCGCATTCCCTGTTTCAGGAAGGCTAGATCCCATTTTGCACAATCCAGGGGCTAAGCATGCTCGGCCTAACATACAGGCTTCTGCGGCCATGCAGATTATTAAAGATGGGGTCACCTACCAGGTTAAAAAGGGTGAATCCGCCTCTTTTGATTTTGTTTTGAAGCCTGGACATAATCATCTCCGTATCATTGGAAATGGCCACATCTCCTTCCACTATCGAAAGGAGATGATTTAG
- a CDS encoding phage holin: MDKTKQYIAMIGGVLGALLLFFQSLGFQLDWFNENTINSFINFLTALVPLVFALYGVYKNQYLVTKKATKQEKALKEQGLK; the protein is encoded by the coding sequence TTGGATAAAACAAAACAATATATAGCTATGATAGGCGGTGTACTGGGTGCACTGCTTTTATTTTTTCAATCACTCGGCTTTCAGTTGGATTGGTTCAATGAAAATACCATCAATTCATTTATTAATTTTCTTACAGCCTTAGTGCCTCTTGTTTTTGCTTTATATGGAGTATACAAGAATCAATATCTTGTAACCAAGAAAGCAACGAAACAAGAGAAGGCTTTGAAAGAACAAGGATTAAAATAA
- a CDS encoding S8 family serine peptidase has product MRKEQKRKYLIVGILCLVIFMTVSHRNTSKNEPVLGISSIHQLQEKQMLSGKGISIAILDSGVNLNNHALNIKGGVNFTKETKDYQDLNGHGTYLAGIIASKKYGIAPKADVYAVKVLDSKKKGSYDTIIKGIQWAINQDVDIILMSLGGQKFSKSMDEYIKKAHQKGITIISAVGNNGLSKLDTVIYPAKFNEVIAVGAVGEDNKRWFKSSRGQGIDIMAPGVNLPSFNLKNEIVIENGTSVAAAYVAGVVCLLIQKENMTNIEIENTLKKTAISTGSEFEYGNGVINVREIIRKDESMIQKIIGLFNF; this is encoded by the coding sequence ATGAGAAAAGAACAAAAACGCAAATATTTAATAGTAGGGATTCTATGCTTAGTCATTTTTATGACAGTAAGTCATAGGAATACAAGTAAGAATGAACCGGTATTAGGGATAAGTAGCATACATCAGTTACAAGAAAAACAAATGCTCAGCGGAAAAGGAATATCCATTGCTATTCTTGATTCAGGGGTGAATTTAAATAATCATGCTTTAAATATTAAAGGTGGAGTGAATTTCACTAAAGAAACTAAAGATTATCAAGATTTAAATGGACATGGTACCTATTTAGCAGGAATTATAGCTTCAAAAAAATATGGTATAGCACCAAAAGCTGATGTATATGCAGTAAAAGTATTAGACAGTAAGAAAAAAGGAAGTTACGATACAATTATAAAAGGAATACAATGGGCTATAAATCAAGATGTCGATATTATTTTAATGAGTTTAGGCGGTCAAAAATTTTCTAAAAGTATGGATGAATATATAAAAAAAGCTCACCAAAAGGGTATTACAATTATTTCTGCAGTTGGGAATAATGGACTTTCTAAACTTGATACAGTTATTTATCCTGCAAAATTCAATGAGGTTATAGCAGTAGGTGCAGTAGGAGAAGATAATAAACGATGGTTTAAATCTAGCAGAGGTCAAGGGATTGATATCATGGCCCCAGGAGTGAATTTACCAAGTTTCAACTTGAAGAATGAGATAGTAATAGAAAATGGTACTTCCGTTGCCGCAGCATATGTAGCAGGAGTTGTATGTTTACTCATTCAAAAAGAAAATATGACAAATATTGAAATAGAAAACACACTTAAAAAGACAGCAATAAGCACTGGAAGTGAATTCGAATATGGTAATGGAGTAATAAATGTTAGAGAAATTATTAGAAAAGACGAATCAATGATACAAAAAATAATTGGTTTGTTTAATTTTTAA
- a CDS encoding phage tail spike protein, with product MYKVTLMNGKQETVIHHPAFNDLKVQTGQVKQGINVADSFSFTILPDNPGFHLIRPLRTLVTVDHIQSGKREFEGRVLMPTESMDDQGKFMKSFLCEGELGYLNDSCQRHGEYRNMTIAAFFKVIVDCHNAEVAGDEVDKKFQVGQVTVTNSTDNVYRYLGYESTLDSIFDKLIDRLGGELRVRKQNGVRYLDYLSKIGVKKTTEIRLAKNLKSIEKEADPSEIITRLIPLGVSIESEDEGAVDASQARLTIASVNGGRDYIEDEAAKQIYGVVAKSETWDDITLPANLMTRGKQFISENNRVKVKYVLSALDLSLIGLDPESFEVGNDYPVINPVMGIDEKLRVVEKTIDIIHPNTNSLSIGDLFKTASQYQNEMSKAQKNVVQLQNTIHRQAKAIGGMKSQIDKVNDAVNNIEWTLKDSDLEALNQAVKQLQATIQELNDAIGDMPIYQPATETVDGLFSAPDKKKFNLITVSHPVDLDGLFAKVEALEGGNNG from the coding sequence GTGTACAAAGTCACGTTAATGAATGGGAAACAAGAAACCGTGATTCATCATCCAGCGTTTAATGATCTTAAGGTACAGACGGGCCAGGTCAAACAAGGCATTAATGTAGCGGATAGCTTCTCATTTACCATTCTTCCTGATAATCCAGGTTTTCATCTCATACGCCCATTGCGAACGCTTGTTACGGTGGATCATATTCAGAGTGGTAAAAGGGAATTCGAGGGCCGTGTTCTCATGCCAACAGAGTCAATGGATGATCAGGGCAAATTTATGAAATCCTTTTTGTGCGAGGGGGAGTTAGGGTATCTGAATGATTCCTGCCAGCGTCATGGTGAATATAGAAACATGACGATTGCTGCCTTTTTTAAAGTGATAGTGGATTGCCATAATGCTGAGGTCGCTGGTGACGAGGTGGATAAAAAATTTCAAGTGGGCCAAGTAACTGTGACGAATTCCACCGATAATGTCTATCGATACTTGGGGTATGAATCCACGCTAGATTCCATCTTTGACAAGCTCATTGACCGGCTCGGTGGGGAATTAAGGGTCCGAAAACAGAACGGTGTCCGTTACCTGGATTACCTAAGTAAAATTGGTGTGAAAAAGACAACGGAGATTCGGCTTGCTAAAAACTTGAAGAGCATTGAAAAAGAAGCGGATCCAAGTGAGATTATTACACGGTTGATTCCGCTAGGAGTATCCATTGAGTCAGAAGATGAAGGGGCAGTGGATGCGAGCCAGGCACGGTTAACCATCGCATCGGTGAACGGGGGGCGTGATTATATAGAGGATGAAGCGGCCAAACAGATCTATGGCGTAGTCGCCAAAAGCGAAACGTGGGATGACATTACCCTTCCAGCCAATCTCATGACCAGGGGAAAACAGTTTATATCTGAGAACAATCGAGTCAAAGTCAAATATGTCCTATCTGCGCTTGACTTATCGCTGATTGGCCTTGACCCGGAAAGCTTTGAGGTCGGCAATGACTATCCGGTTATTAATCCTGTTATGGGCATCGATGAAAAGCTGAGAGTGGTTGAAAAGACCATCGACATTATTCATCCCAATACGAACAGCCTATCTATTGGTGACCTCTTCAAGACCGCATCCCAATATCAGAACGAAATGTCTAAAGCGCAAAAGAATGTGGTCCAGCTGCAGAACACCATCCATCGGCAAGCCAAAGCAATCGGTGGAATGAAATCACAAATTGACAAGGTTAATGACGCTGTTAATAACATTGAATGGACGTTGAAAGACAGTGATTTGGAAGCGCTAAACCAGGCAGTCAAACAGTTACAGGCAACTATTCAGGAACTGAATGATGCTATTGGAGACATGCCGATTTATCAGCCCGCAACCGAAACGGTTGACGGGCTTTTCAGCGCACCTGATAAAAAGAAGTTTAATTTAATCACTGTCAGTCATCCAGTCGATTTGGATGGGCTGTTCGCTAAAGTGGAAGCTTTGGAAGGAGGAAACAATGGCTAG
- a CDS encoding DUF4258 domain-containing protein, giving the protein MKNRIIILITAIMLFSVIGPVFTGQVEADQLTELQNNTNLTDKELLEFNVEDVIDDKELINDINDVNLDLTEQEVKELEEKILNLDSNELLLDEESLAYRDTINPDIDVQALIRDEEEINTESFENESAEVEGQVGAVVVRGLISAVSFLLKKANKPLKATWHLAERMHERGVSPVQVFNAVTKGKKYYDPKYESTVYYYKGVAVAKKGNSLTTTYKSEKPKSRWK; this is encoded by the coding sequence TTGAAGAATAGGATTATTATCCTAATTACAGCAATTATGCTTTTTAGTGTAATAGGACCAGTATTTACAGGACAGGTTGAAGCAGATCAATTAACAGAGTTACAAAACAATACGAATTTAACCGACAAAGAACTTTTAGAGTTTAATGTTGAAGATGTTATTGATGATAAAGAACTAATAAATGATATAAACGATGTCAATTTAGATTTGACTGAGCAAGAAGTAAAAGAACTAGAGGAGAAAATTCTAAACTTAGATTCAAATGAATTGTTGTTAGATGAGGAATCATTAGCTTATCGTGATACTATAAATCCTGATATAGACGTTCAGGCTCTTATTCGAGATGAGGAAGAAATTAATACAGAATCATTTGAAAATGAAAGCGCTGAAGTTGAAGGTCAAGTTGGCGCTGTTGTTGTGCGTGGATTAATTTCTGCTGTTAGTTTTCTATTAAAAAAAGCTAATAAGCCATTAAAAGCAACTTGGCATTTAGCTGAGCGTATGCACGAAAGGGGAGTTTCTCCAGTACAAGTATTTAATGCAGTAACAAAAGGCAAAAAATATTACGATCCAAAATATGAATCAACCGTTTATTATTATAAGGGTGTAGCAGTAGCGAAAAAAGGAAACTCATTAACCACAACTTATAAATCAGAAAAACCAAAATCAAGGTGGAAGTAG
- a CDS encoding DUF2283 domain-containing protein, which translates to MESRITFDKEAELAYLYTLPSSVQYKIKSTDELEVNEYLELDIDEDGRIVGIEFFGPITSKLSKMVGSKKIYRENEEKFSFRLTEEDIKSKFNYNGIDFCFADDDYKEFVGFDVVDIKKYNEEFLKIITE; encoded by the coding sequence ATGGAATCTAGAATTACATTTGACAAAGAAGCAGAGTTAGCCTATTTATATACCTTACCTTCTTCAGTACAGTATAAGATTAAGTCTACTGATGAATTAGAAGTAAATGAATATTTAGAGTTAGATATTGACGAAGATGGTAGAATAGTAGGAATAGAGTTTTTTGGACCAATAACTTCAAAGTTATCTAAAATGGTTGGAAGTAAGAAAATTTATAGGGAAAATGAAGAGAAATTTTCATTCCGTTTAACTGAAGAAGATATAAAAAGTAAGTTTAACTATAATGGAATTGACTTTTGTTTTGCGGACGATGATTATAAAGAGTTTGTAGGTTTTGATGTAGTTGATATAAAAAAGTACAATGAGGAATTTTTGAAAATTATTACAGAATAA
- a CDS encoding N-acetylmuramoyl-L-alanine amidase, which yields MTKVFIDPGHGGKDPGAVGNGLKEKELTLRIGKRIRDILAGYEKVTVKMSRTGDTFQSLTDRTKAVNNWRADIFLSIHINAGGGTGYEDYIHTSASAKAKTYQYMIHTEIIKLINIKDRGKKKSNFHVLRETKMPAVLTECGFIDYKTDAALLKKSAFIEALAQGHVNGLVKAFNLKKKIATTSVETRSHTILKGDTLYSIAKKYGTTVDYLKSLNPKVNPNSLQIGQKLVLSGSTVTYHTVVKGDTVSALAEKYGSSIKNIKSWNELGDNNMIYAGQSLRVI from the coding sequence ATGACTAAAGTTTTTATTGATCCGGGGCATGGTGGAAAAGATCCTGGGGCAGTTGGAAACGGGTTAAAAGAAAAGGAATTAACATTAAGAATCGGAAAAAGGATAAGAGACATTCTAGCCGGGTATGAGAAAGTCACGGTCAAAATGAGTCGTACTGGTGACACTTTTCAATCCTTAACTGATCGTACCAAGGCGGTAAATAATTGGAGGGCCGATATTTTTTTATCCATCCACATTAATGCTGGTGGTGGCACAGGGTACGAAGATTACATCCATACTTCAGCAAGTGCAAAGGCAAAGACCTATCAATATATGATTCACACAGAAATTATTAAGCTAATCAATATAAAGGACCGTGGAAAGAAAAAATCTAATTTTCATGTGTTGAGAGAGACAAAAATGCCAGCCGTCCTGACAGAGTGCGGATTTATTGATTATAAAACGGATGCGGCTCTACTAAAAAAGAGTGCCTTTATTGAAGCATTGGCTCAGGGACATGTTAATGGTTTAGTGAAAGCATTTAATTTGAAAAAGAAAATAGCTACTACTAGCGTTGAAACCCGTAGTCATACAATTTTGAAGGGGGATACTTTATACTCGATCGCTAAAAAGTATGGAACAACAGTGGACTATTTGAAATCGTTAAATCCTAAGGTGAATCCTAATTCTCTACAGATTGGACAGAAGCTTGTTTTAAGTGGTTCAACAGTTACCTATCATACAGTTGTGAAAGGTGACACGGTATCTGCTCTTGCTGAGAAATATGGAAGTTCGATTAAAAATATTAAAAGTTGGAATGAACTAGGTGACAATAATATGATTTATGCCGGACAATCCCTTCGTGTTATATAA